The following proteins are encoded in a genomic region of Nitrospirota bacterium:
- a CDS encoding cytochrome c3 family protein: protein MKNTMNELANILGGLALLMAMSALGCTTEEKTIVQGLPGAAAAKSDGLTVTLSTSQPKNGSFFAAGERIVVTLNVMDDKENPLTLDDLSTAGLYMYGPKNVQTIKTASALLNASTDRDAAGSLHHYVDLKKAAAPDLTVKGNVLTYTLQPITSEEAGTYTVGFRSVATAKALSQSFELADVQIGTADVQKEIVGNCADCHKGALSGKFYLHHADPTGRNPAGGWAIDSDPVRTCKNCHNQEGYAAYCASRTESPCSAANKVPDNIVRRVHGVHMGEELENPLNIDPKNGDFKDYTEVVFPADVRNCTKCHLDDSWKTKPSRLACGACHDHVDFSTGEKHGGHEGGQSGGVQTDDKNCATCHPPDTGGVKSVAEAHKVPPPAFNTKVELALTPPANGSYYVDEAPVLTVTVKDAATGAVIDPATITATSFSRANIFVSGPRSGTEPVLTTTAGGAAHVRANVTNGSNGPWDLSGSPTFMIDIDNKGPFTITASASKFADASKATQAEVVSWLNDKSTGIGTYATASKVSSSGASKVLIKSNTIGTGSEVEILAGTVTTNMKWTVGVNVNKDTHTYANNDFRVMSDPLDEDPKVKRSSTAITYQLDNTKGLRAGTYSVWVEAGAKPLMGWSLLNFQVGTATEDKKIATNCKTCHEDTRMHATYFGVEFNPDICKSCHDYKRQMAARQATDPADGWGVNAAAGRSNMGFGSAPLARRVHGVHRGHYLDKPKEVHATEDYSGVIFPQDIRNCTKCHAETNSWNENPSRLACLACHDGDAAIAHGTAMTVDPTPADAWSGDEAESCRTCHGVGKEFAVSTVHNVWDPYKPPYKREKE from the coding sequence ATGAAAAACACTATGAATGAACTTGCAAACATTCTCGGCGGTCTCGCCCTCCTGATGGCGATGTCCGCGCTGGGATGCACAACGGAAGAAAAGACGATCGTGCAGGGGCTGCCTGGAGCGGCGGCCGCGAAATCGGATGGACTCACGGTCACTCTCTCCACGTCGCAACCCAAGAACGGCTCCTTCTTCGCCGCCGGTGAGAGAATCGTGGTCACGCTCAATGTCATGGACGACAAGGAGAATCCGCTGACGCTGGACGATCTGAGCACGGCGGGCCTTTATATGTACGGACCCAAGAACGTCCAAACGATCAAGACGGCCTCGGCGCTTCTGAACGCATCGACGGATCGGGACGCCGCAGGCAGCCTCCATCACTATGTGGATCTCAAGAAAGCGGCCGCCCCCGACCTGACCGTGAAGGGGAACGTCCTCACGTACACGCTTCAGCCGATTACGAGCGAAGAGGCCGGCACGTACACGGTGGGGTTCCGCAGCGTGGCCACCGCCAAGGCCCTCAGCCAGTCTTTCGAGTTGGCGGACGTCCAGATCGGCACGGCCGACGTGCAAAAGGAGATCGTTGGGAATTGCGCCGATTGCCACAAGGGCGCGTTGAGCGGGAAATTCTATCTGCACCATGCCGACCCCACCGGCAGGAACCCGGCGGGAGGCTGGGCCATCGACTCGGACCCCGTCCGCACGTGCAAGAACTGCCACAACCAGGAAGGATACGCGGCGTACTGCGCCAGCCGCACGGAAAGCCCGTGCAGCGCCGCCAATAAAGTGCCCGATAATATTGTTCGTCGCGTTCACGGCGTCCACATGGGTGAAGAGCTGGAAAACCCGTTGAACATCGATCCCAAGAACGGCGACTTCAAGGATTACACCGAAGTCGTCTTTCCCGCGGACGTCCGGAATTGCACGAAATGCCACTTGGACGACTCATGGAAAACCAAACCCTCGCGCCTGGCGTGCGGCGCCTGCCATGACCACGTCGACTTCTCGACGGGAGAGAAACACGGTGGGCACGAAGGCGGGCAGAGCGGCGGCGTGCAGACGGACGACAAGAACTGCGCGACCTGCCACCCGCCGGACACGGGCGGTGTGAAGTCCGTTGCGGAAGCCCACAAGGTCCCACCGCCGGCGTTCAATACCAAGGTTGAGCTGGCCCTCACGCCCCCGGCCAACGGGAGCTACTACGTCGATGAAGCGCCCGTCCTCACGGTCACGGTAAAGGACGCCGCGACCGGCGCGGTGATCGACCCCGCCACGATTACGGCTACGTCGTTCTCGCGGGCCAACATTTTCGTGTCGGGACCGCGTTCGGGCACGGAGCCGGTGTTGACGACGACGGCGGGGGGGGCCGCGCACGTTCGCGCCAACGTCACGAACGGAAGCAACGGGCCATGGGATCTCTCGGGTAGTCCCACATTCATGATCGATATCGACAACAAAGGACCCTTCACGATCACCGCATCGGCGTCCAAGTTTGCCGATGCCTCCAAGGCTACGCAGGCCGAGGTCGTATCCTGGCTCAACGACAAGAGCACCGGCATCGGAACCTATGCCACGGCCTCGAAAGTATCATCCAGTGGCGCGTCCAAAGTGTTGATCAAGAGCAACACCATCGGGACCGGCTCGGAGGTCGAAATCCTCGCCGGCACGGTCACGACCAACATGAAATGGACGGTGGGCGTCAACGTCAACAAGGATACTCACACCTACGCGAACAACGATTTCCGCGTCATGTCGGACCCGCTGGACGAGGACCCCAAGGTCAAGCGGTCGTCCACGGCCATCACCTATCAACTGGACAACACGAAGGGGCTCCGGGCGGGCACGTACTCGGTCTGGGTCGAAGCCGGCGCCAAACCCCTCATGGGATGGAGCCTCCTCAATTTCCAGGTGGGCACGGCCACCGAGGACAAGAAGATCGCCACCAACTGCAAGACCTGCCACGAGGACACTCGAATGCACGCCACCTATTTCGGTGTCGAGTTCAATCCGGACATCTGCAAGAGCTGCCACGACTACAAGCGGCAGATGGCGGCGCGGCAGGCCACGGATCCGGCGGACGGCTGGGGCGTCAACGCCGCGGCGGGACGCAGCAACATGGGCTTTGGCTCGGCGCCCCTCGCTCGCCGCGTCCACGGCGTACACCGCGGGCATTACCTGGACAAACCCAAGGAAGTCCACGCCACGGAAGACTACTCAGGCGTCATCTTCCCGCAGGATATCCGCAACTGCACCAAGTGCCATGCCGAAACCAACTCGTGGAACGAGAACCCATCAAGGTTGGCATGTCTGGCATGCCACGACGGCGATGCGGCCATCGCTCATGGCACGGCGATGACCGTCGATCCCACGCCGGCTGATGCCTGGAGCGGAGACGAAGCGGAATCGTGTAGGACTTGCCACGGCGTAGGCAAAGAGTTCGCCGTCTCCACCGTCCACAACGTGTGGGACCCGTACAAACCGCCTTACAAGAGGGAGAAGGAATAG
- a CDS encoding sigma-54-dependent Fis family transcriptional regulator — protein sequence MPERILIVEDDRDMLASCRQALEGAKFAVFLALSPKEAAPILQREELDLVLTDLRMPNGGGQAVIQAAHRVAPDLPVILITAYPSVESAIQAFKGGVVDYLTKPFTGDQLVDAVRSALLARQAKEHADLLRRMEPAPALSEKPEIIPHLAVRFLDALLKENPKLRVKGFSDEALDLLADQDWPGNSAELRAAVQKAVSKATGAVITVEDLRKGGAIPRPMERTTDGVSARRAVLRDYERNYLVDMLARHGGNVTYTAEALGIHRVTLQRLIKKLGIIKSSRPAS from the coding sequence ATGCCTGAACGCATCCTCATCGTCGAAGACGACCGGGACATGCTGGCGAGTTGCCGGCAGGCGCTCGAAGGGGCGAAGTTTGCGGTCTTCCTCGCCCTTTCTCCAAAGGAAGCCGCACCGATCCTCCAGCGTGAGGAACTGGATCTTGTGCTGACCGATCTCCGTATGCCGAACGGGGGAGGTCAGGCCGTCATCCAGGCGGCCCACCGAGTCGCGCCCGACCTTCCCGTGATCCTCATCACGGCGTATCCCTCCGTGGAGTCCGCCATTCAAGCGTTTAAGGGCGGCGTTGTGGATTACCTCACCAAACCCTTTACGGGCGATCAGTTGGTCGATGCAGTGAGATCGGCCCTCCTCGCTCGCCAGGCAAAGGAGCACGCGGATCTCCTTCGCCGCATGGAGCCCGCGCCGGCCTTGAGCGAAAAACCGGAGATCATCCCACACCTCGCCGTCCGTTTTCTGGATGCACTACTAAAGGAAAACCCCAAACTGCGCGTGAAGGGTTTTTCGGACGAGGCGTTAGATCTCCTGGCCGACCAGGATTGGCCCGGTAACTCGGCCGAACTTCGCGCCGCCGTCCAAAAGGCGGTCTCGAAGGCCACGGGAGCCGTCATAACGGTGGAGGATCTCCGGAAGGGGGGAGCGATCCCACGTCCGATGGAGAGGACGACCGACGGTGTCTCTGCGCGGCGCGCCGTCCTCAGAGACTACGAGAGGAATTATCTCGTCGATATGCTCGCGAGGCACGGCGGAAACGTTACCTATACCGCCGAAGCACTCGGCATTCACCGTGTTACGCTCCAGCGCCTCATCAAGAAACTCGGCATCATCAAATCTTCCCGTCCAGCCTCGTAG
- a CDS encoding HAMP domain-containing histidine kinase, protein MRDPVRLRTRISFTFVVYAMMWGTVISATVGLLLYASARNFFRDRGLHLTRAVAAECARLVYYDDLAGLSDLFKRQMRSMPDTRYIAVMDSNNRPLWSTFPKGIPGDLASVPHEAVKGEDVSVRLIRMDGEYVYDYESIGRGYRVRLGLSQAPLRKLIGRVGRYLLGIGTAGLIAGILTAIYVSRPIEELNRAIERAVFLDEKTGGKNSLEETHETSQIAMRFQELMDRLDERTRQLDAARKLAYLGEISATIAHEINNPLGVMSMNASFLDSRVRAGEFNSGAAEEIRRLRTASKRATLATQKLLQFARYTMKSDGLRPRPVKVAGMVGECLELLDDRIRLAGIQVRADLPPDLPEVVMDEQGIQQVLFNLLTNAIDASPEGGEVVVRAAAEREGLVLSVSDAGQGMSEESLRHATEPFYSTKELGLGLGLSISNSIVNAHGGSLGIKSRSGSGTTVTVRIPLGGA, encoded by the coding sequence CTCCTTTATGCCTCCGCCCGGAATTTCTTCCGGGATCGGGGCCTCCACCTCACGCGGGCCGTCGCGGCTGAATGCGCCCGGCTGGTCTACTATGACGACCTCGCGGGTCTCTCGGATTTGTTCAAGCGCCAGATGAGATCCATGCCGGATACCCGCTATATCGCGGTCATGGACTCCAACAACCGGCCGCTTTGGAGCACGTTCCCCAAGGGGATTCCGGGGGACCTTGCCTCCGTGCCGCACGAAGCCGTGAAAGGGGAAGACGTGTCCGTGCGCCTCATCCGAATGGACGGCGAATACGTCTATGACTACGAATCGATCGGCCGAGGCTATCGCGTTCGCCTCGGCCTCAGTCAGGCACCGCTCCGGAAGCTGATCGGTCGGGTGGGCAGATACCTCCTCGGGATTGGGACGGCAGGACTCATCGCGGGCATCCTGACCGCCATCTACGTTTCCCGGCCGATCGAGGAGCTCAATCGGGCCATCGAGCGGGCGGTTTTTCTCGACGAAAAGACAGGGGGGAAGAACTCGCTTGAGGAGACACACGAGACTTCGCAGATCGCGATGCGCTTCCAGGAACTGATGGATCGCCTGGATGAACGCACCCGTCAGCTCGACGCGGCCAGGAAACTGGCCTACCTCGGAGAAATCTCCGCCACCATCGCCCATGAAATCAACAACCCATTGGGTGTGATGAGCATGAATGCCTCGTTCCTCGATTCGAGAGTCAGGGCGGGGGAATTCAACTCAGGCGCCGCGGAAGAAATTCGACGCCTTCGCACGGCCTCGAAACGGGCCACGTTGGCCACCCAAAAACTTCTTCAATTTGCGCGCTACACGATGAAGAGCGACGGCCTCCGGCCCCGCCCGGTCAAGGTCGCCGGCATGGTGGGTGAATGTCTGGAACTTCTGGACGATCGGATCCGTCTCGCGGGAATTCAAGTCCGAGCCGATCTCCCGCCGGACTTGCCCGAGGTGGTGATGGATGAGCAGGGCATCCAGCAGGTCCTGTTCAATCTGCTGACGAATGCCATCGATGCGAGTCCGGAGGGCGGCGAGGTGGTCGTTCGGGCAGCCGCCGAACGGGAGGGTTTGGTATTGAGCGTCTCGGACGCAGGACAAGGCATGAGCGAGGAGTCCCTGCGGCATGCCACGGAGCCGTTCTACTCCACGAAGGAACTTGGGTTGGGACTCGGCCTCTCGATCTCCAATTCCATTGTGAACGCCCACGGTGGATCTCTGGGGATTAAGAGCCGGTCCGGCTCCGGCACCACCGTAACCGTGCGAATCCCCTTGGGAGGTGCCTGA